From the Longimicrobiaceae bacterium genome, the window GCCCACGAGCCCGAACGCCACGGCCATCCCCATGGTGACGAAGAGGAGGAACACGGGGTGGATGTTCATGCTGGTGCCCTGCACGCGCGGGGCGATCAGCGCCCCCAGCACCTCGCTCCACGCCCAGAAGAAGAGCGCCGTCCACGCCGCCTTCGCGGGGGAGATGGAGAGCGCCACCAGCACGGGCGGCACCGCCATGACGTAGAAGCCCAGCCGGGGGACCAGCGTGCTGAAGAAGGCCAGCACGCTCCACACCAGCGCGCCGGGGATCCCCATGAAGTAAAGGAAGAGGAAGGCGGGGACGGCCTTGAGCGTCCCCAGCACCACGTTGGCCTCCATCCACCCCACCGTCGACTCCGAGGCGCGGACGAAGGCGCGCGTGGCCGGGCCGCGCAGGTGCGGCGGCATGGCGGCCACGTACCCCGCCAGCAGCGGCCGCGGGTCGGCCACCATGTAGACCACGATGCTGAGGAGGAGCAGCGCCAGCAGGAGCGCGCCGATCAGCGTGAGCGAGTACGACCAGACCCCTTCCAGCATCCCCAGCCCCCAGGCGACGAGCTGCCCGCCCACCTCGCGCCGCAGCCGCGCCTCCACCTCCGGGTGCTCCACGAGCAGGGCGGAGACGCGCGCCTCCAGCCCCGCGGCGATCTCCGGGAGGTTGCGGACGAGGATCGTCACCTGCTCCACCAGCGGCGGGACCACGAGCCACCCCACCAGCCCCAGCACCGCCAGCACGGCGAGCGTCGTCGCCACGGTGGCGAGAGCGCGGTGCCAGCCGCGGCGCTCCAGCCAGGCGACGGGCGCGTTCAGCGAGATCGCCAGCACGGCGGCGAGCGCGAAGAACAGCAGCACGCTCCGGACGCGCAGCAGGAGCCAGAGCAGGACGACGAGCGCGAAGGCGAGGAGCACCGCCCGGGTCAGCGCGGCGGCGAGGTCGGGGCGGAGCGGAGCGGGAGCCTCTTCCCCGCCCCGGGGGGAGGCCGGCTGCTGCGGGATCTCCGTCATCGGAAGCCTGGTGCGCTGGGGGCGTTCGCGGGAGCGGCCTTTCTCCGGAACCAACTTCCGGGGCCCGGCGGCCCGTCGCAAGCCCGCACGAGCAGCGCCCCGCCCGCGCCACTACCGAGGCGGCGGCTCCACCGCCACGAGGTTGTCGTCCGTCTCCCGCTGGATCAGCTTGCCGTCGGGGTCGATCCCCGCCCACGCCGGCCGGCGCGGAACGGTCACCGTGATCGTCTGCCGCCCGCTCCGGATGCGGTGCCTGCGCAGGTAGAGCGGCTCGCCCCTGCCTTCCCCGGTTCCGGCGGGCGCGAAGACGCCGACCTCGACGAGGTCGTCCATCGGCACCTCCGTCTCGTTTCCGATGCTGTCGGCCCGCACCTTCCGCGCCTCGACCGCGAGCGTCACCCGGTACTCCCCGGTTCCGGCGGGCTGCACACGCGCCCGCTCCGCCCGCACGTTCCAGAGCGTGATCTCCTCGAAGAGGTCCCTCAGCAGGGGGTGAAGCGTGTCGGGGGTGACGGCACGCAGCTCCGCGTACAGGTCGAGTGAGGTGGGGTACGGCGGGAGTCCGCCGCGGTGCTTCTCGAGGAAGCGTCGCAGGGCGGTGTTCACCCGCTCCTCGCCGAGGCGCTCGCGCAGGGTGTACATGGCCACCGCGCCCTTGTGGTAGTAGAGGTAGCTCTGCCCCTCCACCTCCAGCAGGGGCACCTCCCGGTTCGAGAAGACGCTCCGGCCGCGGAGGTAGCGGTCCATCTCGTAGTCGTAGAACCGCCGGACCTGCTCGGGGCCGTACGTCTTCTCCATGACCATCATCGCGCTGTACTGCGCGAGCGTCTCCGTGAGGAGCGACGCCCCCCGCACCCGGGCGCCCATCACCTGCCCGCCCCACCACTGGTGCGCCGTCTCGTGGGCGGTCACGAAGAAGGTGCGGTCCACGTTGCCGCTGTCCACGCGCGTGAGGAAGGCGCTCCCCTCGGAGAAGGCGATGGTGTGCGGGTGCGCCCGCGCGAAGCTGGCGTAGCGCGGGAACTCCACGATGCGAAGCCGGCCGAACTGGTAGGGGCCGAAGTGCTCGGTGAAGTAGCTCAGCGACGCCTTCATGCTCCGGACCATGCGGTCCAGGTTGAAGTCGTGCCCCGGGTGGTAGAAGACCTGGAGGACGACGTCCCTCCAGCAGTCCTCGAGCACCTCGTACCGCGCGGAGAGGAACGGCGCCGCGAAGGGCAGGGGCGCCTCCGTCCGGTAGTGGAAGTAGCGGCGGCCGTCCTCCCGCCACTCGCGGACCAGCGCACCGGGGGTGATCGCGACCTGGTCCGCGTCCGTGCCGACGACCGCGTCGACGCTGACGAGGTCCGCGTCGCGCAGCTCGTACCGGGTCCGGCGCGCGTCTTCGTCGTCCGCGGATGCCACGGGCGGGTGCGGGGGGAGACCGTGCTCGCGCCGCTCCCGCTCTCCGCTGAGCTCCAGGCCTCGCTGGTAGCCGATCCCGGGCAGCCAGCGCCGGTCGAAGTACGCGCCGTTCCCCACCACCGCGGTCGGGATCCCCGTGTTCGGGAAGCCGCGCGGGCTGAAGGCCAGGTCGAAGGTCAGCCGGAGCGAGTCGCCCGGCTGGAGCGCCCGCTCCAGGACGTAGATCCGGTAGTGGAGCTCGGCGTCCAGGAGCACCCGCTCCGCGGGCCGGTCGAAGGCCAGGGAGCGGGTCCGGATCTCCGGGTGGACGATCACGTGGACGGAGTCGATCGGCGCCGCCGTCCGGTTCAGGAGGTGGTACGTGCCGCGCAGGTCCACGGCGCCCTCGCCGGGCCGGATCTCCACGCGCAGCTCGGCAGCGGTCACGATCGGCTGCGGCGCGTCCTCGAACCGCTTGTAGCGCCGCTCGTACTCGGCCCGCAGCGCGGCCGACTCGAAGGGCGTGCGATAGTCGTTCAGGACGTTGGTGTTGTAGAAGATGAAGCCGCCGAGCGTGAGGATCAGCATCGCCGCGAAAGCCGCCGCGCCCACCGCCGTGCCCGTGAAGCGCGCGCGAGCGAGGCCGATCCGCCGGCGCGCGCCGGCCTCCCTCCCCCGCAGCCAGAACAGCTTCGCCACCAGCGCCAGCAGCAGCGCCCACCCCGCCCAGTAGAGCTTGAACCACACGAAGGGCGCGACGAAAGGGCCGAAGCCGTTCATGTCCGAATAGACCCAGCCCGGATCGGAGCCGTAGACCAGGAGGTTGTGCCGGATGCCGAACCGGTCGGCGAACATCGTGAAGACGTAGAAGAGGACGACGATGAGGTGGCCCGCGTACTTGTGGTCGACCACCACGTGCACCGCCATCGCCAGCGCGGCGAAGATCAGGTAGTTCGCGAGCATCAGCCCGAAGAGGATGCGCACGTAGAGCCCGAGCTCGAAGCGGGTGTAGCCCTGGAGCGCCTGGAGCGTCACGCCCGCCGCCATCAGCACGGCCTGCAGCAGCACGAGCATCCCCGCGAGCGCCAGGAACCGGCCCGCCAGCGACACCCAGTCCGGGACCGGGGCGCCGTCGGCGATGTCGCTCATCCCCACGTCCCGCTCCCTCCAGACCAGCTCCCCCGCGAATACGGCGATCAGGACGGCGATTATGGTCGAGATCGGGCCGCTCAGGACGGTTCCGGCGATGAGGTGGGTGACGGGCCAGCTCGAGGTGCCGAAGACCTCGGCCCCCACGTCCCAGCCGAAGGTGAAGACGATGAACAGCGCGCCCGCGAGGATCACGACGAAGGAGCGGCTCCCCACGATCTGCCGCAGCGAGTACCCGGCGATCGCGAGCGTCTGCCGAAGCTGCGTCCGGAGGCCGAATTCCCGCCGCGCGGACGGCACCACCACCGGCGCGTCCCGCACGATCCCGGCGTCCGCGCGGTCCGCCGCGTCCCGGGGCACCTCCTTCCGCCCCCCGCCGCCCCCCGGGTGCGCGAACCGGAACCGGAGGTGGAGCAGGCCGAGCACGCCCGCCGCCACGCCGAGCCAGACCAGCCGGTTCCAGAGCAGGATCTCCGGGAATCCCACCAGGCGCGCGTTCCGCTCCACCGTGGTCCAGTAGCGCGTGAGGTTGTTCAGGGCGTTTCCCCCGAACGGATCGGCCAGCGCCGCGACGTGCGGGTTCGACGGCTCGAACTCGACGGCGACGAAGTAGCCGATCAGGAGTCCGACGGCCGCGAGGTACGTCGCCAGCGTGGACCGCGTCAGGGCCGCGACGGAGAAGAGGATCGCGGCGGAGAGGACCAGGTTGGGGAGGCCGAAGAGCAGGTACGCCTGGACGTACGCGGCGGGGAGCACGGGGCCGAACTTCCCCGGCTCCATGTACGGCATCTGCGAGGCGAGCAGGAGCCCGGCCGGGATGCCGACGATGAGGACCGCGTTGACCACCAGGGCGCCCAGGAAGCGCCCCCCCAGGTAGTCCGCCCTGCTGATCGGGGCGGTGTAGAAGAGCGAGTGCATCCCGGTCTGGACGTCCCGCGTGGCCGCGTCGCCGACGAGTGCGGCGGTGACCAGGACTCCCAGGAGCCCCACGACGATGGACGCGAACGCCACCATCTCCGGTGCGTTCATGTACCGGTCCGCCCCGTTGATGGCGTGCATCATCAGGAAGGGAAGGCCGGCGAGGATGCCGCCGAACACCCACGTGGACGCCTGGCGCCGCCGGTATCCGACCTCGAAGCGGAACACCTCCCCGAGCATCATGGGCCCACCTGCGCGTCCGGCCGAGCCCGCATGCCGCTGGAGCAGGTCCGGGAGACACCTGGTATCTGAAGCTGCATCTTGGCTGCTGGTCGATTGGTTCCGGAGCGGATTCCGCCTGGGGCGCGGAGGGTGGCCGAAGGTCGGTCGTTCCCGGCGGGTAGCTCCGGCCCGGAAAAGAACCGCCCCCTCTCCGTGAGGTACGGCCGACAGCCCGAGAAGGTTGCACGCGCGTTCGCGGCCAGGGGTGCCGCGGCTCGTCCGAGCCCTGGCGCTTTTCTCGCGTCTCCCCCGGGCCGGCGCGCCACCCGGCCGCCAGACAGCACGCGTGCACCCGTTTTTTCACCACGGAGCGGACCGATGGACGAGAGGAACGACACCAGCCAGCAGGACCGTACGCTCACCACACGGCAGGGCCACCCGGTCGCCGACAACCAGTCGCAGCGCACGGTCGGGAGCCGTGGGCCGGCCACGCTGGAGAACTACCACTTCCTGGAAAAGATCAGCCACTTCGACCGCGAGCGCATCCCCGAGCGCGTGGTGCACGCGCGCGGCTTCGTGGCGTACGGAGTGTTCGAGGCCACGGGGAAGATCGGCGACGAGCCGGCGTCGAAGTACACCCGCGCGAAGCTGTTCCAGGAGGCGGGGAAGAAAACGGATCTGGCGATCCGCTTCTCCACCGTCATCGGCGGGCGCGACTCGTCCGAGGTGGCGCGCGACCCGCGCGGCTTCGCCGTGAAGTTCTACACCGAGGACGGCAACTGGGACCTGGTGGGGAACAACCTGGCCGTCTTCTTCATCCGCGACGCCGTCAAGTTCCCCGACGTCATCCACTCGCTGAAGCCGGACCCGGTGACGTTCCGCCAGGAGCCCAACCGCATCTTCGACTTCATGAGCCAGACGCCGGAGTCCATGCACATGCTGACGCACCTGTTCAGCCCGCGCGGGATCCCGGCCAGCTACCGGCACATGGAGGGGTTCGGCGTCAACACCTACAAGATGGTGAACGCCGCGGGCGAGACGGTGCTGGTGAAGTACCACTTCCACCCGCGCCAGGGGATCGCCAGCCTCACGGCCGAGGAAGCCGCCAAGGTGCAGGGGCAGGACCTGGGCTCCGCCTCCAGGGACCTGTACGAGGCCATCGAGCGCGGCGAGTACCCTCAGTGGGACATGTACGTGCAGCTCATGGAGGACCACGACCACCCGGAGCTGGACTGGGACCCGCTGGACGACACCAAGATCTGGCCGGAGGACCAGTTCCCGCTGCGGCACGTGGGCGTGATGACGCTGAACCGCAACGTGAAGGACTTCCACAACGAGAACGAGCAGATCGCCATGGGCACCGGCGTGCTCGTGGACGGGCTGGACTTCTCGGACGACAAGATGCTGGTGGGCCGCACCTTCTCGTACTCCGACACGCAGCGCTACCGGGTGGGCCCCAACTACCTGCAGCTCCCGGTGAACCAGCCCAAGAACGCGCGCCAGCACACCAACCAGTCGGGCGGCCAGATGTCGTTCTACCGCGACGCGGCCCCCGGGCAGAACCCGCACGTCAACTACGAGCCGTCCATCCACGGCGGGCTGCACGAGGCCGAGCGGAAGCCCAGCCACCCGCCCGAAATCCGCGGGCAGCTCACCCAGAGCGTCATCGAGCGCCGCAACGACTACGTCCAGGCGCGCGGGCGGTACAACACCATGATGGAGTGGGAGCGCGACGACCTGGTGAAGAACCTGGGCGACCTGCTGGGCCAGTGCGAGCGCGACGTGCAGGAGCGCATGGTGTGGCACCTCCTCCTGGTGCACGACGACTACGGCACCCGCGTGGGCGAGGCCATCGGCCTCTCGGCGGACGATGTGCGCCACCTGGAGCCGCTCCCCGGCCAGGTGCTCACCGACGAGGACCAGCGCCGCCTCCGGAGCCTGGGGAACAACGGCGACGCGATCGACCCCACGGTCTGGGGGACGTGGACCAGCTCGGTGAAGAACTACCGGGCCTCCGCCGAGGAGGTGCTGGGCGGGATGCGGATGCCGGTCACCGACGGGCAGGAGAGCGCCGAGGAGGAGGAGCTCGCCGGGGCCGGGAGCGCGCCGAACCCGGTCCGGTAGCCCGCCCGGCGGTCCTACCCGATGCTCATGGCCGACTCGAGCCGGCCGCGGTATGCCCGGCTCGAGCTCAGCCTGGTTCCGTCCTGCAGGACGACCAGGTACTCACCCTGGAACACGGACTCCAGCTCCCGGATCCGCTCGACGTTCACGATCGTCGAGCGGTGGATGCGGACGAACTTCCGGGGGTCGAGCCGCGTCTCCAGCTTCCCCATGCTCTCGCGGATCAGGGAGGAGGTCCCGCCGGAGTGCAGGCGCACGTAGTTGCCGTCCGCGCTCATCCAGTCGACCTCGTCCGGGAAGACGAAGCGAAGCTTCGGCCCGGACCGGACGACGAAGCGCTCCAGGTACTTCGAGCTCTCGCCCAGGCTCTCGAGGAGGCCTTCGAGCCGCTCCTGGAGCCTGGTGTCCAGCTCCCTGCCGCGGGCCTGGCGCACCCGCTCCAGGGTCCCCGCGAACCGCTCCACCGCGAAGGGCTTCAGGAGGTAGTCGAGCGCGTGCGCCTCGAAGGCGCGGAGCGCGAACTCGTCGAAGGCGGTCACGAAGATGGTGAGCGGCATGTTCGCGGGCCCGATCGCCTGCACGACCCCGAATCCGTCCACCTGCGGCATCTGGATGTCCAGGAAGACCAGGTCGGGCCGCAGCTCCCGGACCGCCTCGATCGCCTCCGCGCCGTCCCGGGCCTCGCCGACGAGCTCGAAGTCCTTCTCCTGGGCGAGAAGGCCCCGGATGCGCGCGCGTGCCAGCGGCTCGTCGTCCACGATCAGCGTCGTTATGCGCATACGCCAGGTGCGGTGGTGGAGCTTAGAATTGCGCGCCGGAGGGGGATCTCGATCCTCACCACGAACCCCGGCCCGTCGCCGTGGACCTCGAACCGGTGGTCCGGCCCGTACAGGTGCGCGAGCCGGGCCCGCGTGTTGGAGAGCCCGATCCCCCCGCCCTTCGCCGGCGTGTCGCCCGAAAATCCCGGGCCGTCGTCGGCCACCTCCAGGAGGAGCCGGCGGTCGCGGCTCCGGGCCGCGATCCGCAGCGACCCTCCGCCTCGCCGGGGCGCGATCCCGTGGCGGAGGGAGTTCTCGACCAGGGGCTGCAGGAGCATGTGCGGGACGAGCGCCTGCCTCAACTCCGGATCCACGTCGACCTCCACGCAGAGCCGGTCCTGGAACCGGGTCTGCTCGATCTCCAGGTAGGGGCCGAGAAACTCCAGCTCCTCACCGAGGGTGACCTCCTGCACGTCCGCGCTCTGCAGGCTCCGGCGGAGCACCTCCGCGATCCGGGAGAGCATCCGGTCGGCCTCCCTGACGTCCGAATACATGAGCGCGGAGACGGCGTGCAGCGAGTTGAACAGGAAGTGGGGATGGAGCTGCCCCTTGAGCACCTGCAGCTGCGCCGTGGCCAGCTCCGTCCTCAGGTTCGCGGCGGCGACCTCCCGCTCCTGCGAGCGGCGGGCGTACTCGACGGCATGGACGGCCCCCAGGAGGAGCCAGTAGCGGATGAAGTACTCGGGGAGTCTGACCAGCGCCTCCGTGAACGACGGCAGCTCCGCCGGGAGGAACAGGGAGAGCAGGTGGAGGCCGACGAAGATCCTCGCGGCCAGCAGGACGAGACCCGCACCGGCGTGGACCGGGATGCTGACCATCCAGCGGCCCGGCACCAGGGGGAAGCGCCGGCTCACCCAGAGGGCCCCGAAGGTCACTCCCGCCCACAGGTACGCTTCCGTGAAGCCCGCGAGGACGGGCACCGGCAGCGGGTGCGGGATGCCCATGGACACCCCCGCGGAATAGTACTGCAGCGAGAGGAGGACGCCGCCGAGCGTCCACCCCCCGAGAATGACGTGCCAGAGCTTCCAGGTCTGCGTCCGCATCATGGGAGGGCGGCCGGGCGCGCCGAAGGGCCCGCCGCGAAATCGTTCGGCCGGCCCCTCAGCGGCCGACCCGGAGCAGCGCGATCCTGGGCGGGATCCCGGGGGCGGCGCCGTAGGCAGCCCACACGTCCCCGGTCCGCGGATCGACGTCGATGTGCCGGATCAGCGCCCCGCGCGTGGGGAGCTCGTAGACCGTGAACTTCTCGGTGCGCGGATCGAAGCCCACCAGGGCGTCGGCGGCGGCGGTGCCGATCCAGACCATGCCGCTCTTCTGGTCCACGCGAGCAATGTAGGGGAGCGCGTCCGGGATGGGGAGCGTGTACTCCCTGAACTCCCGGGTCTTCGGGTCGAAGCGGGCCAGCTTGTTTGCGGCGTACTCCGCGATCCAGAAGTTCCCCCGGGCGTCGAAGTCGACCCGCCGGGGCCCGCTGTGCGGCGTGGGCATGGCGTACGCCTCGAACCGCTCGGTTGCCGGATCGAACCGGAAGATGCGGTTTCCGTGCAGCTCCGTCCCCCAGACGCTCCCATCGGGCGCCACCCGCAGGTCGTAGGGGATGGGCCCGGCCCCCTCGCGGAGCTCGGGGGTGTTCGGCACCGGGAAGGTACGGACCTCCCCCGTCGCCGGATCGAGGTAGCCGATCAGCTCCGGCTCCTTCGTGAAGTGGCCGTTGAACCAGATCCTTCCCCGGGCATCCCTCTGGATGCTGTGCGGGTACATCCCGATGTCGTACGTCTTCCACTTGCGGGTGCGCGGATCGAAGTGCGCGATCTGCTTCGGCCCGCCCAGGAGCACCCACCAGTCGCCGTCGCGGCCGAGGTCGAGCGCGCGCGGGTTGGCCCTCTGGACGGGGATCGGCTCCTCGCTGAAGCGGCCCGTCCGGGGGTCGAGGACCCACATCCTGTGGCTCATCATCCCCGTGATCACCACGTTCCCGTCGGGCGCCACCATCAGGTCGTGCGGCAGGTCCTTCGGCTCGGGAAAGGGGAACTCCGTGATGCGCCCCCGGACCGCCCCTTCCGCGCGCGCCGGCTTCGGTGGCGCCGTGACGTGCGCGCTGAGCCAGGCGGCCGTGGCGGCCGGGTCGCGGTCGGCGGCGATCACCGGGAAGGGGGTGTGCGCGCCCGCGAAGCCGATCATCCGGCGGGTGGCTTCCTCCCAGCTCTGCCGGCTGCGCGGCTCGCCTCCCGGGAACGCGATCCACTCGTCGAACACGTGGCAGCCGGTGCAGTCGAGGATAAACTTCCGCTTGGCCTCCCCCTCCGGGAGAAGCGAGAGGAACGCGGAGCTGGACGGCGCACCCGGCGACCGCGTGTGCGCGGGGGGCGCTCCGGTGGAGAGCCCCGGGCCGTCCCGCGCCGTCAGGGCGAACAGCGCGCCGACACCGGCGAGCAGGCAGACCGCGAAGAACGTGCGGACGCGGGAGCGACGATCTCGTTTCTGTGGCATGGGTCGGGGGGAGAGGAGTTCCACGTGGCTGTACTCAGGGCTCGAATCCAGCGCTCCGCCAGAGCTCCGCGGGCCGGTACATCCGGCCCTGCGTCACCACCGCCGAGACCTTCCGGATCTCGCTGATGTCGCGGAGAGGGTCGCCGTCCACCAGGACCAGGTCGGCGCGCTTCCCCGCCTCCACCGAGCCCGATTCCGCGTCCAGGCCCATGACGCGCGCGGGGACCAGGGTGGCCGCCTGGAGGGCTTCCATCGGGGTCATCCCGGCCCGCACGGCGAGCTCCATCTCCCGGTGCAGGGTGTGGCCCGGGACAACGAGGTCGCTGCCGAGAATCAGCGGGACGCCCGCCTCGTGCAGCGCCCCCGCCACGCCGATGAGCCGGTCGAGCCCGGCCATCGTCCGAGCGGCGGCGTCCGCGGCGGCTCCGGTGGAGTTCAGTGCCTCCTGCAGCTCCAGCGGGGCCTTCGCCACGCCGGGCTCGAAGCGGACGAACGCGGTGTCACGCGGATGCGCGTGCTGCTCCGTCCGGGCGAGGGTCGGCTCGACGACCGTCCCCCGCTCGCGCAGGAGCCGGATGACGCTGCGCGCGTGCTCGGAGCCCAGGTCGAGGGTGGCCGGCCTCCCCGGCTCCCCCGGGGAGCGCAGCGCGACCGCCACGTAGCCGATGTGGTTGATCTGGTCCGCGCCGGCCTCGACGAACTGCACGGCGGTCATTCCGGTCGGGACGTGCCCGGTCACCGTCATCCCCAGCCGGTGCGCCTCGGCCGCGATCACCGGGACGAGCTCCGGCCGGACGCTCTGGTAGACCTTGACCTGCTGGAACCCGGCCCGATGGTAGCGGTTCACCGCCGCGCGCGCTTCCTCCGGCGTGTTCGCGGCGACGACCCCCAGGGGGTGGTCCCCGCCGTCGATCACCCCCGCGAGCAGCATCCGGGGTCCGAGCGCCTCCCCGCGGTAAATCGCGTCGCGGAGCGCCGTCACCAGCTCGAACTCGTTGGCGACGTCGCGCACGGTGGTGATCCCGGCCGCGAGAGCCGCGGCGGGCCACTCCACCTGCTCGTAGTGGCCGTGCATGTCCCAGAGCCCGGGGAGCACGGTCTTCCCCCGCGCATCCACCCGCGGTGTGCCCCGGGGAATCGGGACCGCGCTCCGGGGTCCGGCTGCCGCGATCCGGCCGTCGCGGATCAGGACGACGGCGTCGGCGACCGGCGGCCTCCCGGTCCCGTCCACGAGCCGGGCGCCCACGATCGCGAAGGTCCCCTGGCGCTCGGGCTTCACCCGGGCCGCGACGCGCGCGAGGTCGGCCAGCCCATCGCGGACCGCCCCGGCGACGAACACCGGGAGGGCCGTCTCGTACCCCTCGCGGATGGCCTCGAAGCGGTCCAGCTCGGCATCGCCGCCCACGGTGGCGACGAGGTTCCCGGACCCGTCGATCCACGTCGACTTCCGCCCCCAGCCGAGCCCGTCGACGCTGTACCGGTCGAGGACCACCGTCT encodes:
- a CDS encoding AI-2E family transporter; protein product: MTEIPQQPASPRGGEEAPAPLRPDLAAALTRAVLLAFALVVLLWLLLRVRSVLLFFALAAVLAISLNAPVAWLERRGWHRALATVATTLAVLAVLGLVGWLVVPPLVEQVTILVRNLPEIAAGLEARVSALLVEHPEVEARLRREVGGQLVAWGLGMLEGVWSYSLTLIGALLLALLLLSIVVYMVADPRPLLAGYVAAMPPHLRGPATRAFVRASESTVGWMEANVVLGTLKAVPAFLFLYFMGIPGALVWSVLAFFSTLVPRLGFYVMAVPPVLVALSISPAKAAWTALFFWAWSEVLGALIAPRVQGTSMNIHPVFLLFVTMGMAVAFGLVGVLIAAPTAGFLRAYYEEFYLARRPADPELARRVDAMLRRDAGAAG
- a CDS encoding M1 family aminopeptidase: MMLGEVFRFEVGYRRRQASTWVFGGILAGLPFLMMHAINGADRYMNAPEMVAFASIVVGLLGVLVTAALVGDAATRDVQTGMHSLFYTAPISRADYLGGRFLGALVVNAVLIVGIPAGLLLASQMPYMEPGKFGPVLPAAYVQAYLLFGLPNLVLSAAILFSVAALTRSTLATYLAAVGLLIGYFVAVEFEPSNPHVAALADPFGGNALNNLTRYWTTVERNARLVGFPEILLWNRLVWLGVAAGVLGLLHLRFRFAHPGGGGGRKEVPRDAADRADAGIVRDAPVVVPSARREFGLRTQLRQTLAIAGYSLRQIVGSRSFVVILAGALFIVFTFGWDVGAEVFGTSSWPVTHLIAGTVLSGPISTIIAVLIAVFAGELVWRERDVGMSDIADGAPVPDWVSLAGRFLALAGMLVLLQAVLMAAGVTLQALQGYTRFELGLYVRILFGLMLANYLIFAALAMAVHVVVDHKYAGHLIVVLFYVFTMFADRFGIRHNLLVYGSDPGWVYSDMNGFGPFVAPFVWFKLYWAGWALLLALVAKLFWLRGREAGARRRIGLARARFTGTAVGAAAFAAMLILTLGGFIFYNTNVLNDYRTPFESAALRAEYERRYKRFEDAPQPIVTAAELRVEIRPGEGAVDLRGTYHLLNRTAAPIDSVHVIVHPEIRTRSLAFDRPAERVLLDAELHYRIYVLERALQPGDSLRLTFDLAFSPRGFPNTGIPTAVVGNGAYFDRRWLPGIGYQRGLELSGERERREHGLPPHPPVASADDEDARRTRYELRDADLVSVDAVVGTDADQVAITPGALVREWREDGRRYFHYRTEAPLPFAAPFLSARYEVLEDCWRDVVLQVFYHPGHDFNLDRMVRSMKASLSYFTEHFGPYQFGRLRIVEFPRYASFARAHPHTIAFSEGSAFLTRVDSGNVDRTFFVTAHETAHQWWGGQVMGARVRGASLLTETLAQYSAMMVMEKTYGPEQVRRFYDYEMDRYLRGRSVFSNREVPLLEVEGQSYLYYHKGAVAMYTLRERLGEERVNTALRRFLEKHRGGLPPYPTSLDLYAELRAVTPDTLHPLLRDLFEEITLWNVRAERARVQPAGTGEYRVTLAVEARKVRADSIGNETEVPMDDLVEVGVFAPAGTGEGRGEPLYLRRHRIRSGRQTITVTVPRRPAWAGIDPDGKLIQRETDDNLVAVEPPPR
- a CDS encoding catalase, whose amino-acid sequence is MDERNDTSQQDRTLTTRQGHPVADNQSQRTVGSRGPATLENYHFLEKISHFDRERIPERVVHARGFVAYGVFEATGKIGDEPASKYTRAKLFQEAGKKTDLAIRFSTVIGGRDSSEVARDPRGFAVKFYTEDGNWDLVGNNLAVFFIRDAVKFPDVIHSLKPDPVTFRQEPNRIFDFMSQTPESMHMLTHLFSPRGIPASYRHMEGFGVNTYKMVNAAGETVLVKYHFHPRQGIASLTAEEAAKVQGQDLGSASRDLYEAIERGEYPQWDMYVQLMEDHDHPELDWDPLDDTKIWPEDQFPLRHVGVMTLNRNVKDFHNENEQIAMGTGVLVDGLDFSDDKMLVGRTFSYSDTQRYRVGPNYLQLPVNQPKNARQHTNQSGGQMSFYRDAAPGQNPHVNYEPSIHGGLHEAERKPSHPPEIRGQLTQSVIERRNDYVQARGRYNTMMEWERDDLVKNLGDLLGQCERDVQERMVWHLLLVHDDYGTRVGEAIGLSADDVRHLEPLPGQVLTDEDQRRLRSLGNNGDAIDPTVWGTWTSSVKNYRASAEEVLGGMRMPVTDGQESAEEEELAGAGSAPNPVR
- a CDS encoding LytTR family DNA-binding domain-containing protein is translated as MRITTLIVDDEPLARARIRGLLAQEKDFELVGEARDGAEAIEAVRELRPDLVFLDIQMPQVDGFGVVQAIGPANMPLTIFVTAFDEFALRAFEAHALDYLLKPFAVERFAGTLERVRQARGRELDTRLQERLEGLLESLGESSKYLERFVVRSGPKLRFVFPDEVDWMSADGNYVRLHSGGTSSLIRESMGKLETRLDPRKFVRIHRSTIVNVERIRELESVFQGEYLVVLQDGTRLSSSRAYRGRLESAMSIG
- a CDS encoding histidine kinase — translated: MMRTQTWKLWHVILGGWTLGGVLLSLQYYSAGVSMGIPHPLPVPVLAGFTEAYLWAGVTFGALWVSRRFPLVPGRWMVSIPVHAGAGLVLLAARIFVGLHLLSLFLPAELPSFTEALVRLPEYFIRYWLLLGAVHAVEYARRSQEREVAAANLRTELATAQLQVLKGQLHPHFLFNSLHAVSALMYSDVREADRMLSRIAEVLRRSLQSADVQEVTLGEELEFLGPYLEIEQTRFQDRLCVEVDVDPELRQALVPHMLLQPLVENSLRHGIAPRRGGGSLRIAARSRDRRLLLEVADDGPGFSGDTPAKGGGIGLSNTRARLAHLYGPDHRFEVHGDGPGFVVRIEIPLRRAILSSTTAPGVCA
- a CDS encoding amidohydrolase family protein, with the translated sequence MPIERGAFRLFKLQQPVGREEYEVRRDGRKLVLTASSTLEFLGGGVPLAATLRMAPDLSPDSFEVRGRTSTMTDTDNAVRVQGRSATVRRRGETRTVPVPDRFFTIGHYGPVSLEQALFRYWTRHGRPSRLEILPAGRVGFEHRGRDTVTAGGETVVLDRYSVDGLGWGRKSTWIDGSGNLVATVGGDAELDRFEAIREGYETALPVFVAGAVRDGLADLARVAARVKPERQGTFAIVGARLVDGTGRPPVADAVVLIRDGRIAAAGPRSAVPIPRGTPRVDARGKTVLPGLWDMHGHYEQVEWPAAALAAGITTVRDVANEFELVTALRDAIYRGEALGPRMLLAGVIDGGDHPLGVVAANTPEEARAAVNRYHRAGFQQVKVYQSVRPELVPVIAAEAHRLGMTVTGHVPTGMTAVQFVEAGADQINHIGYVAVALRSPGEPGRPATLDLGSEHARSVIRLLRERGTVVEPTLARTEQHAHPRDTAFVRFEPGVAKAPLELQEALNSTGAAADAAARTMAGLDRLIGVAGALHEAGVPLILGSDLVVPGHTLHREMELAVRAGMTPMEALQAATLVPARVMGLDAESGSVEAGKRADLVLVDGDPLRDISEIRKVSAVVTQGRMYRPAELWRSAGFEP